The Solicola gregarius DNA window GTGCTGTCGACGGGCGTCAACACGACCGACGCATTGGTCATCTCCCAAGTGGTGCTGTCATTCGGCATACCGTTCGCACTCGTACCGCTCATCATGCTCACTGCGCGACCGGTCCTCATGGGCGCGCTCACGAACCGCACCCACACCACCGCGGCCGCGAGCGCCGTGGCCTCGCTGATCATCGCGCTCAACGCGTTCCTGCTCTACGACACGCTGCTCGTAGGGTGACCCGGATGAAGAGTCAGCGGCCCACGGCCACCGAGGACTACCTCAAGGTCATCTTCGCCTTGGGCGAATGGGGCCCGGCGCCGTCGTCGGGCGCCACGAGCTCGGTCACGACCTCCGTGGTCGCCGCACGCCTGGGGCTGTCGGCGTCATCGGTCTCCGAGATGGTGCGCAAGCTCGCCGCGCTCGACCTCGTACGTCATGAGCGCTACGGCGCGATCACGCTGACCGCGCAGGGACGTACGGAGGCGCTGCAGGTGCTGCGACGACACCGCCTCATCGAGACCTACCTGGTGCGCGCGCTCGACTACTCATGGGACGAGGTGCACGACGAGGCCGAGGTGCTCGAGCACGCCGTGTCCGCACGGATGATCGAGCGAATGGACGCCGCGCTCGGTCACCCGTGGCGCGACCCGCACGGTGACCCGATCCCGACCGCCGAAGGCGTGATCCATCAGCCGCCGGCCCGTCGGCTCACCGACCTCGCGGAGGAGGAGAGCGGATACCTCGCCCGGATCGCCGACGACGACCCACAGCTGCTCCGGTCGCTCTCCGAACGAGGCCTCGCCCTCGACGACCGAGCCGTACGTCGAGGACGACACCGCCTGGCGGGCGCGACCGAGGTCGAGTTCCATCACCGAGGCCGACGTACGCGCGTCGAGCTCGGCGACGATGCCTTGGCCGCGCTCTGGGTCACCGAGGCTCCGCCGCTTTCCGTGACGTCCGGCGACTGCCCGTACGTCGGCTGCGTCCACCTCGAAGCCGGGTGATCCGTCGAGCGACGGACGATCACCTACTAGGCT harbors:
- a CDS encoding metal-dependent transcriptional regulator gives rise to the protein MKSQRPTATEDYLKVIFALGEWGPAPSSGATSSVTTSVVAARLGLSASSVSEMVRKLAALDLVRHERYGAITLTAQGRTEALQVLRRHRLIETYLVRALDYSWDEVHDEAEVLEHAVSARMIERMDAALGHPWRDPHGDPIPTAEGVIHQPPARRLTDLAEEESGYLARIADDDPQLLRSLSERGLALDDRAVRRGRHRLAGATEVEFHHRGRRTRVELGDDALAALWVTEAPPLSVTSGDCPYVGCVHLEAG